One genomic segment of Oncorhynchus nerka isolate Pitt River linkage group LG16, Oner_Uvic_2.0, whole genome shotgun sequence includes these proteins:
- the LOC115144586 gene encoding ran GTPase-activating protein 1-like, with translation MGSDDIALVADALSKTHVGDEELSYEGRGLKMDNAESVKELVQEIEEYQGLRALWLEGNTVGVEAAQAIAKAWESKDQLQSCNWSDMFTGHLHLKSQLPLRSLGRALMIAGTNQTESLT, from the exons ATGGGTTCCGATGACATTGCCCTGGTGGCCGATGCATTGTCCAAGACCCATGTAGGAGATGAAGAGTTGAGCTACGAGGGCCGGGGACTGAAGATGGACAACGCAGAGTCTG TGAAGGAGTTGGTGCAGGAAATAGAGGAGTACCAGGGACTACGGGCCCTGTGGTTGGAGGGAAACACAGTGGGAGTGGAAGCAGCGCAGGCTATCGCCAAAGCCTGGGAGAGCAAAGACCAGCTTCAG AGTTGCAATTGGAGTGATATGTTCACGGGTCACCTGCATCTGAAATCCCAACTGCCCTTG AGATCCCTGGGCAGAGCATTGATGATAGCAGGGACCAACCAGACAGAGAGCTTGACCTGA